The following coding sequences lie in one Porphyromonas asaccharolytica DSM 20707 genomic window:
- a CDS encoding DUF4835 family protein gives MALLLWLPAQQSQAQELNARVTVNVDRLGSSADQAIVSDLTQQLTEMINQTRWTNATFSPMERIECAWGLNLVSVSDDGLYTAELSISAQRPVYGASYTTPLLVHLDRELNFQYAPYQPLVYAPTQIDNNLVATVAFYAYLILALDFDSFAPLGGDYAARQMQQLVATAQQMMDWSGWKAYASDNNRYAISQAYNDPAHQPWRNYWYQYHRQGLDLLTSNLRRGYTNILEQLSLLEETWQANSLSPLLQIFAQTKLDELPLLVEGAPQESRMAAYKTLSKIYPTEDSKLSALKK, from the coding sequence GTGGCACTACTCCTCTGGCTTCCTGCGCAGCAGAGCCAAGCGCAGGAACTGAATGCGCGTGTCACGGTCAACGTGGATCGTCTCGGCTCGTCCGCCGATCAGGCGATCGTGTCCGACTTGACCCAGCAATTGACCGAGATGATCAATCAGACGCGATGGACGAACGCCACTTTCTCGCCAATGGAGCGGATCGAGTGCGCCTGGGGTCTGAACCTCGTGAGCGTCTCTGACGACGGTCTCTACACGGCAGAGCTAAGTATATCCGCACAGCGCCCCGTCTACGGAGCCTCCTATACGACCCCGCTGCTGGTACATCTAGATCGTGAGCTAAACTTCCAGTACGCTCCCTACCAGCCACTCGTCTATGCGCCCACACAGATTGACAACAACTTGGTGGCGACGGTCGCTTTCTACGCTTATCTCATCTTAGCTCTAGACTTTGACTCCTTTGCGCCTCTCGGGGGCGACTACGCTGCGCGACAGATGCAGCAACTGGTGGCGACAGCTCAGCAGATGATGGACTGGTCGGGCTGGAAAGCTTACGCCAGCGACAACAACCGATACGCTATCAGCCAAGCTTATAATGATCCGGCGCACCAGCCGTGGCGCAACTACTGGTATCAGTACCATCGCCAGGGACTAGACCTCCTCACGAGCAACTTACGTCGTGGCTATACCAACATATTAGAGCAGCTCTCCCTCCTTGAGGAGACCTGGCAGGCCAATAGTTTGTCGCCGCTCCTCCAGATCTTCGCACAGACCAAGCTAGACGAGCTACCCCTTCTAGTCGAGGGCGCTCCACAGGAGAGCCGTATGGCAGCTTACAAGACGCTCTCGAAGATCTATCCAACGGAAGATAGCAAGCTCTCAGCCCTGAAGAAGTAA
- a CDS encoding DNA repair protein RecN → MLHSLYIRDYILIEELSCTFPTGLIAVTGETGAGKSIFVSALQLLAGGRADISTIRQGCQKAVIEGEFTQLNPQVIEWMQAQELEVEESCLVRREIRQTGRSRIFVNDTPVTLAQLEELGALLLDVHSQHRNLLLREGAYQIALIDSQLGAEAQLVEAYHSAYQQYHDNAIRLKKLRTEAQQAEAEYELNSRAYEEIAALKLEQYSLTDLTEEAERLTHTQEIQEGLQSILALLNRPHSIVDQLTTAQEQMEQTSAYLPELSNYTERMRSLVIELDDIESDLSRLQGEVAYNPARLEEINTILGGVNALLKKHNLLSPEELIEYSQELGAKLAHTAQYEQELAALRTEVLQQRTAVLTLGKQLHEARAKVAAQIARSVTKTLCQLEMPHARFDIALQLLDKPTERGMDQVDFLLSANSDQPLRPVTDIASGGEIARLMLALKALRSQAATSLAELATSPAIVFDEIDTGTSGIAASRIGDMLHTMGERQQIFVITHLPQIASAATQHILIYKEETNGETYSHLRLLTPEERINEIARLQSGDQITPEAIAAAYTLLTAHD, encoded by the coding sequence ATGCTGCACAGCTTATACATACGGGACTACATCCTCATCGAGGAGCTCAGCTGCACCTTCCCCACGGGACTCATAGCGGTCACGGGCGAGACGGGAGCGGGCAAGAGTATCTTTGTCTCAGCCCTACAACTGCTAGCCGGAGGGCGTGCCGACATATCGACCATTCGTCAGGGCTGCCAGAAGGCGGTCATCGAGGGTGAGTTCACTCAGCTCAACCCTCAGGTCATCGAATGGATGCAAGCGCAGGAATTAGAAGTCGAGGAGAGCTGTCTCGTACGTCGTGAGATACGACAGACGGGACGTAGTCGCATCTTCGTCAATGATACGCCCGTGACCCTCGCTCAGCTGGAGGAGCTGGGCGCACTATTGCTAGACGTTCACTCGCAGCATCGCAACCTGTTGCTCCGTGAGGGCGCTTACCAGATCGCACTGATCGACTCGCAGCTGGGAGCCGAGGCGCAGCTTGTCGAGGCGTACCACAGCGCTTATCAGCAGTACCACGACAACGCCATACGACTCAAGAAGCTACGCACAGAGGCGCAGCAAGCCGAGGCGGAGTATGAGCTTAACAGCCGAGCCTACGAGGAGATCGCTGCGCTCAAGCTCGAGCAGTACTCGCTCACCGACCTTACCGAGGAGGCGGAGCGACTCACCCACACGCAGGAGATACAGGAAGGACTGCAAAGTATCCTAGCGCTACTCAATAGACCGCACAGCATCGTCGATCAGCTTACGACAGCGCAGGAGCAGATGGAGCAGACCTCCGCTTACCTCCCCGAGCTCAGCAACTACACCGAGCGCATGCGGAGCCTCGTCATCGAGCTAGACGACATCGAGAGCGACTTGAGCCGTCTGCAGGGCGAGGTCGCCTACAATCCTGCGCGCCTAGAGGAGATCAACACGATCCTAGGAGGGGTCAATGCTTTGCTCAAAAAGCATAACCTCCTATCCCCCGAAGAGCTCATCGAGTACAGCCAAGAGCTTGGAGCCAAGCTCGCTCACACCGCCCAGTACGAGCAAGAGCTAGCCGCACTACGCACCGAAGTACTCCAGCAGCGCACTGCAGTCCTCACCTTAGGCAAGCAGCTCCACGAGGCACGCGCCAAGGTCGCTGCCCAGATCGCACGGAGCGTCACCAAGACGCTCTGCCAACTGGAGATGCCGCACGCACGCTTTGATATAGCGCTGCAGCTCCTCGACAAGCCTACCGAGCGAGGCATGGACCAGGTCGACTTCCTTCTCTCAGCGAACAGCGATCAGCCACTCCGCCCCGTCACAGACATCGCTTCGGGCGGTGAGATAGCCCGACTGATGCTAGCACTCAAGGCTCTGCGCAGCCAAGCCGCCACGAGCCTCGCCGAGCTGGCTACATCGCCAGCCATCGTCTTTGACGAGATCGACACCGGCACCTCAGGCATCGCTGCCTCTCGCATAGGCGATATGCTCCACACGATGGGCGAGCGCCAGCAGATCTTCGTCATCACCCACCTACCGCAGATCGCTTCAGCTGCTACCCAGCACATACTCATTTATAAAGAGGAGACCAACGGCGAGACTTACTCGCACCTTCGCCTCCTCACGCCCGAAGAGCGCATCAACGAGATAGCACGCCTCCAGAGTGGCGACCAGATCACCCCCGAGGCCATCGCTGCCGCATACACATTACTTACAGCACATGATTAA
- the rlmB gene encoding 23S rRNA (guanosine(2251)-2'-O)-methyltransferase RlmB, with amino-acid sequence MIKQKLIYGIHALNESLASHSDIDKIYMKKGAVTGELLEIKRTARTQGVPVMEVPAERLNRFTRGAHQGVVALISPITYTRLESLIPMLYDEGQMPFIVLLDGVTDVRNFGAIARTCECAGVHAIVIPERDSVSVTADAVNASAGALMRIPVCRERDLVTACRFLRDSGLQLVGADVDATTNYTSLPMTPPLGIVMGSEQKGISTGVLKQLTDRVSIPQLGQISSLNVSVATGIMLYEVVRQHNANL; translated from the coding sequence ATGATTAAGCAAAAACTCATCTACGGCATCCACGCTCTCAATGAGAGCCTCGCCTCTCATAGCGACATAGACAAGATCTATATGAAGAAAGGAGCCGTCACTGGCGAACTCCTAGAGATCAAGCGCACCGCACGCACTCAGGGCGTACCCGTCATGGAGGTCCCCGCCGAGCGTCTCAACCGCTTCACACGAGGTGCTCACCAAGGGGTCGTAGCACTCATATCGCCGATCACTTACACCCGTCTAGAGTCGCTCATACCGATGCTTTATGACGAGGGGCAGATGCCCTTTATCGTATTGCTCGACGGAGTCACCGACGTGCGCAACTTTGGTGCTATCGCTCGTACTTGCGAATGCGCAGGCGTCCATGCTATCGTCATCCCCGAGCGAGATAGCGTCTCCGTCACGGCCGATGCGGTCAACGCCTCCGCGGGAGCGCTCATGCGCATCCCCGTCTGTCGTGAGCGTGACCTCGTGACCGCCTGTCGCTTCCTACGGGATAGCGGTCTGCAGCTCGTCGGTGCCGATGTAGACGCCACGACAAACTACACCTCTCTCCCGATGACGCCACCCCTCGGTATCGTCATGGGTTCGGAGCAAAAAGGTATCTCCACGGGCGTCCTCAAGCAACTCACCGACCGCGTCTCCATACCTCAGCTGGGACAGATCTCCTCGCTCAACGTATCGGTCGCTACCGGCATCATGCTCTACGAGGTCGTTCGTCAGCACAACGCAAACCTATAA
- a CDS encoding RidA family protein codes for MKKVISTPNAPAAIGPYSQAIAFGDMLITSGQLGLDPKSGAFVSEDVSAQTEQVFRNLKAILDEAGFTFDQVVKTTCFLADMGDFAAMNAVYEKHFSGAFPARSAVAVKTLPKGGLVEIEVIAHK; via the coding sequence ATGAAAAAAGTAATCTCCACTCCCAACGCTCCTGCAGCTATCGGACCTTACAGCCAGGCAATAGCCTTCGGCGACATGCTTATCACCTCTGGTCAGCTAGGCCTGGACCCCAAGTCTGGTGCTTTCGTATCAGAAGATGTCTCTGCGCAGACGGAGCAAGTCTTTCGCAATCTGAAGGCTATCCTCGACGAGGCTGGTTTTACCTTTGACCAGGTCGTCAAGACCACCTGCTTCCTCGCTGATATGGGCGACTTTGCAGCGATGAATGCAGTCTACGAGAAGCACTTCTCAGGTGCCTTCCCAGCACGCTCAGCCGTAGCTGTCAAGACCCTCCCCAAGGGCGGACTCGTCGAGATCGAAGTGATCGCACACAAGTAG
- a CDS encoding TatD family hydrolase: protein MSEEVRAAEQECDGRCVSRPKLPDCHTHSHETSGQAIRSLTYAEWSGGVTIEEDQLYSIGFHPWSLPQERSLTVLIDQMQSRLATVPQIVAIGECGVDKVRSNAALSEQLVWLEAQMRLACQLHRPILLHTVRAWAEMIEMRSQMAQEFAQLPPMVLHGFRAKGEVAQMMLSKGFALSFGHRYDAAALHLASEAKALLVETDEIPNGLAHREAIAEVYGLLAKSLATDAATLADQVAATSFWQLIDKRPL, encoded by the coding sequence ATGAGCGAGGAGGTCAGAGCAGCAGAGCAAGAGTGTGATGGGCGATGCGTTAGCCGTCCCAAACTTCCAGACTGCCACACGCATAGCCACGAGACGAGCGGCCAAGCGATTCGTTCGCTCACTTACGCAGAGTGGAGCGGTGGCGTAACGATCGAGGAGGATCAGCTCTATTCGATAGGCTTTCACCCCTGGTCTCTACCCCAAGAGAGGAGTTTGACAGTCCTCATTGATCAGATGCAGAGTCGCCTAGCGACTGTTCCGCAGATCGTTGCCATTGGCGAGTGTGGTGTCGACAAGGTGCGAAGCAATGCAGCGCTCTCAGAGCAACTAGTCTGGCTAGAGGCGCAGATGCGCTTAGCCTGTCAGCTACATCGCCCTATCCTCCTACACACTGTACGTGCATGGGCTGAGATGATTGAGATGCGAAGTCAGATGGCGCAAGAGTTTGCGCAGCTCCCTCCGATGGTGCTGCATGGCTTTCGCGCTAAAGGAGAGGTAGCGCAGATGATGCTGAGCAAGGGTTTTGCGCTCTCCTTCGGTCATCGCTACGATGCTGCAGCTTTGCATCTAGCCTCCGAAGCGAAGGCTCTCCTCGTCGAGACCGACGAGATCCCCAACGGTCTCGCGCATCGTGAGGCTATCGCAGAGGTCTATGGGCTCCTAGCCAAGAGCTTAGCAACAGATGCAGCTACCTTGGCAGATCAAGTGGCGGCGACATCATTCTGGCAGCTGATCGATAAGCGACCTCTTTAG
- the yidD gene encoding membrane protein insertion efficiency factor YidD, whose amino-acid sequence MTTEEDSPRSHQDQRLTKGERLYLREEIERLHSRGRSFVSYPIRIVWLAEPIATQSPGDQTQVAVMTSVAKRRFKHAVDRNRIKRMTRSAYRLHKAPLWQVATQHHCTVRIALQSVAKTMPTYPELEQAVERAIARIVKEIEKANPTSPEAEASTSRQEQTAKVTAKQATQDDSQQLSLAVRLLSYPVKFYRHFISPLLPPSCRFTPTCSQYALEALRVHGALKGSCLTLWRLLRCNPFNPHVGYDPVPPRQ is encoded by the coding sequence ATGACTACGGAGGAAGACTCCCCTCGCTCCCACCAGGATCAACGTCTAACAAAAGGTGAGCGGCTCTATCTGCGTGAAGAGATAGAGCGACTGCATAGCCGTGGACGTTCGTTTGTCTCTTATCCCATTCGCATTGTATGGCTTGCGGAGCCCATTGCCACGCAGAGTCCAGGAGATCAGACGCAGGTGGCGGTCATGACCTCGGTCGCTAAGCGTCGCTTCAAGCATGCGGTAGATCGCAACCGCATCAAGCGCATGACCCGCTCCGCTTATCGTCTCCACAAAGCTCCGCTCTGGCAGGTTGCTACCCAGCACCACTGTACTGTGCGCATAGCACTACAATCTGTCGCTAAGACCATGCCGACCTATCCAGAGCTAGAGCAAGCGGTAGAGCGGGCCATAGCACGCATCGTCAAGGAGATAGAAAAAGCTAACCCGACCTCTCCTGAGGCTGAGGCCTCAACTAGTCGTCAAGAGCAGACTGCGAAAGTTACAGCGAAGCAAGCTACACAAGACGACTCGCAACAGCTCTCACTAGCGGTACGCCTGCTGAGCTACCCTGTCAAGTTTTATCGCCACTTTATCTCTCCGCTGCTGCCTCCCAGCTGTCGTTTTACACCGACCTGCTCGCAGTATGCACTAGAGGCTCTACGGGTCCATGGAGCCCTAAAGGGGAGCTGCCTAACCCTATGGAGACTCTTGCGGTGTAACCCATTCAACCCACATGTGGGTTACGACCCCGTACCACCACGACAATGA
- a CDS encoding uroporphyrinogen-III synthase: protein MSMSRIKKILISQPAPLMANPYTEVAEKYQVELDYKQFIRVETVATKEFRQQRINPLDYTAIIFTSRTAILHFFTLMKEMRITMPDTMKYYCSSEKSAPYLQKFVNYRKRKVFFSPTGRTEDLVKVIVKHKGEKYLLPVAEEHSAKLSDLLTEAGVDYTKSVMYRTIPRELELEKPLPYDMIIFFSPVGITSLFENVPDFKQEEMIIATVGPKTAQRAEELGLRVDIKSTGSRQDPPMPELLHNYLAEQEG from the coding sequence GTGAGTATGTCCCGGATTAAAAAAATACTTATTTCTCAGCCCGCTCCACTGATGGCTAATCCCTACACCGAAGTCGCTGAAAAGTATCAAGTAGAGCTCGATTACAAGCAGTTCATTCGTGTCGAGACAGTTGCAACAAAAGAGTTTCGCCAGCAGCGCATCAATCCGTTGGATTACACAGCCATCATCTTTACCTCTCGTACCGCTATCCTGCACTTCTTCACGCTGATGAAAGAGATGCGCATCACGATGCCGGACACGATGAAGTATTACTGTAGCTCAGAGAAGTCTGCGCCATACCTACAGAAATTTGTCAACTACCGCAAGCGCAAGGTTTTTTTCTCACCGACAGGGCGTACCGAAGATCTTGTCAAGGTAATTGTAAAGCACAAAGGTGAGAAGTATCTCCTACCCGTCGCAGAGGAGCACAGTGCCAAGCTCTCCGACCTACTGACAGAGGCCGGGGTAGACTATACCAAGTCGGTCATGTACCGCACCATACCTCGTGAGTTAGAGCTTGAGAAGCCGCTACCTTACGATATGATCATCTTCTTCAGTCCTGTAGGGATCACCTCGCTCTTTGAGAATGTCCCCGACTTCAAGCAGGAGGAGATGATCATCGCTACGGTAGGCCCTAAGACCGCACAGAGAGCTGAGGAACTAGGGCTCAGAGTAGATATCAAGTCTACGGGCAGCCGTCAGGATCCACCGATGCCTGAGCTACTCCACAACTACCTTGCCGAGCAAGAGGGATGA
- a CDS encoding DUF4271 domain-containing protein, whose amino-acid sequence MESSIGLWTLTPFGVDRGAEDIILLLLLVLLLLPAFMQMWVGSLLPRSVDALLYNRGHIFFRNLVHRVSIGTYALLGGLQRHLLVGVTSFLLLRYYADFSSSELWTTLSQVGLLALCSLILSGLYLGLNRLLPGIYLDSTFYLHWVRHYSILEWLWPLPLYLSSLMLLAGVWQDVALWLTVAVILLWRLALIVPTARWLGEAGVTPLLISLYLCSQEVAPLAYLIGFGMLIL is encoded by the coding sequence ATGGAGAGCTCGATCGGGTTATGGACGTTGACTCCCTTTGGGGTAGATCGAGGAGCAGAGGATATCATCTTACTGCTGCTCCTGGTGCTCCTCTTACTCCCCGCTTTTATGCAAATGTGGGTCGGCTCCCTCTTGCCTCGCTCGGTGGATGCCTTACTATATAATAGAGGACACATCTTCTTTCGCAACTTAGTACATCGAGTATCCATCGGCACCTATGCGCTCCTCGGAGGGTTGCAGCGGCACTTGCTGGTCGGCGTGACTAGCTTTCTGCTCCTGCGTTACTATGCCGACTTCTCCTCAAGTGAGCTATGGACGACACTCTCACAGGTAGGACTTCTAGCACTCTGTAGCTTGATCCTGAGCGGACTTTACCTAGGACTCAACCGTCTACTGCCGGGGATCTATCTTGACTCGACCTTTTATCTACACTGGGTGCGTCATTACAGCATCTTGGAGTGGCTGTGGCCTCTGCCCCTCTACCTGAGCTCCCTGATGCTGCTGGCGGGAGTCTGGCAGGATGTCGCACTCTGGCTGACGGTCGCCGTAATTCTCCTATGGCGCCTTGCACTCATCGTGCCCACAGCACGATGGCTAGGGGAGGCTGGGGTGACTCCTTTGCTTATTTCTTTGTACCTTTGCAGCCAGGAAGTGGCTCCTCTTGCCTATCTCATAGGCTTTGGAATGCTGATCCTATAA
- the coaE gene encoding dephospho-CoA kinase (Dephospho-CoA kinase (CoaE) performs the final step in coenzyme A biosynthesis.) encodes MTEQQLTSSTTPRILGLTGGIGAGKSFVGQMLVQSGLPLMDSDAVARRAYTESDQVRQQVIALLGAEVYDSEGKPRYDEIARQVFAPSDEGKSLLHRLEQIIHPYVSERLKTWAMEQQAPEGWVVLESAILWQSGFYRLCDAVVVVTAPESVRVARVQERDGATREQVQARIDRQASYSFTALQQAHPELPLYQIHNDGVQDLEGQVAQLLSDLVAL; translated from the coding sequence ATGACCGAACAGCAGCTCACCTCCTCAACGACCCCGCGCATCTTAGGATTGACAGGAGGGATAGGTGCGGGCAAGAGTTTCGTTGGCCAGATGCTTGTCCAGTCGGGGCTACCCCTGATGGATAGCGATGCGGTGGCTCGGAGGGCTTACACGGAGAGCGATCAAGTGCGTCAGCAAGTGATCGCATTACTAGGTGCAGAGGTCTATGACTCGGAGGGTAAGCCTCGCTATGATGAGATCGCTCGCCAAGTTTTCGCACCGTCTGATGAGGGCAAGTCGCTATTGCACCGCTTAGAGCAGATCATTCACCCCTATGTGTCTGAGAGACTGAAGACTTGGGCTATGGAGCAGCAAGCCCCCGAGGGATGGGTAGTCCTAGAGAGTGCCATCTTATGGCAGTCAGGCTTCTATCGTCTCTGTGACGCTGTAGTCGTCGTGACGGCCCCTGAGTCGGTACGTGTGGCTCGTGTCCAGGAGCGTGACGGAGCCACTCGCGAGCAGGTGCAGGCACGGATAGACCGTCAAGCGTCGTACTCCTTTACAGCTCTGCAGCAGGCGCACCCAGAGCTACCTCTCTATCAGATCCACAATGATGGAGTGCAGGATCTAGAGGGGCAGGTGGCACAGTTACTCTCGGATCTAGTCGCTCTGTGA
- a CDS encoding CdaR family protein, with product MRLNLTPKPRTGGDPVVRKQRIPRLRRLLGIAVWVLLATVLWFMQTLSRGTTTIVHVPIVYEEMPGEIGLEGDQPATLDVSVSAKGSQLLFRWMKGVPPITLSMPQRVPQGGRVLFSSSVLTQKVRESLGSSIQIRDIYPNQISLRAFALQRKEVPVVNHVSASAKDGYMVLPLTMTPNTVKLYGSREALEGISEVHTKELLYKNLSQDKVVRVPFEEIPHVYSSPDSVQLQISVVELTERRIELSIEALNTPSGFVAKLLPARVSLTLTMPITDYNKPIGDKVSVVVDLHQIAEAEQRGEKRPEMLPVRVEGLPDWVVRATTTPKAVQYILEAAES from the coding sequence GTGCGACTCAATCTGACCCCTAAGCCTCGCACAGGCGGAGATCCTGTGGTGCGTAAGCAGCGTATTCCTCGCCTGAGACGACTGCTGGGGATCGCTGTGTGGGTGCTCCTAGCGACCGTCTTATGGTTTATGCAGACGCTCTCCCGAGGGACGACAACGATCGTCCATGTCCCCATCGTATATGAGGAGATGCCTGGAGAGATCGGGCTAGAGGGGGATCAGCCAGCGACGCTAGATGTTAGCGTCTCGGCAAAAGGCTCTCAGCTCCTCTTCCGCTGGATGAAGGGCGTACCTCCGATCACTCTATCGATGCCTCAGAGGGTGCCTCAGGGAGGACGTGTCCTCTTTAGCAGTTCGGTTTTGACACAGAAGGTTCGTGAGAGCCTCGGGAGTTCGATACAGATCCGAGACATTTATCCTAATCAGATTTCGCTACGCGCATTTGCTCTCCAGAGGAAAGAGGTACCAGTCGTAAATCATGTGTCGGCCTCTGCTAAGGATGGCTATATGGTACTGCCGCTGACGATGACTCCTAACACGGTCAAGCTGTATGGTAGTCGTGAAGCTCTGGAGGGGATTAGCGAGGTACATACCAAAGAGCTGCTCTACAAGAACTTGTCACAAGACAAAGTGGTGCGCGTGCCGTTCGAAGAGATCCCTCATGTCTACAGCTCTCCCGATAGCGTGCAGCTACAGATCTCAGTCGTCGAGCTGACGGAGAGACGCATCGAGCTTTCTATCGAGGCTCTTAATACGCCCTCAGGCTTTGTTGCTAAATTGCTTCCAGCTCGTGTCTCTCTGACTCTGACGATGCCGATCACAGACTACAATAAACCTATCGGGGACAAGGTATCGGTGGTGGTCGATTTGCATCAGATAGCAGAGGCCGAGCAGCGTGGCGAGAAGCGGCCGGAGATGCTGCCCGTAAGAGTCGAGGGACTACCTGACTGGGTGGTGCGTGCTACGACTACTCCCAAGGCAGTACAGTATATCCTAGAGGCTGCCGAATCGTGA
- the yajC gene encoding preprotein translocase subunit YajC, with protein sequence MNMFLLQAAQQGAPAWTSLIFFVVIILIFWLFFIRPQSKRQKKLQQERDALAVGDAVITAGGVHGEIRKVREQTFEVEIAHDVCIEIAKSSVYPLGTDPNAR encoded by the coding sequence ATGAATATGTTTCTTCTACAAGCAGCACAGCAGGGCGCTCCTGCGTGGACTTCGCTTATCTTTTTTGTAGTCATCATCTTGATCTTTTGGCTCTTCTTCATCCGTCCTCAGAGCAAGCGTCAGAAGAAGCTGCAGCAGGAGCGTGATGCGCTCGCTGTAGGCGATGCAGTCATAACGGCTGGCGGTGTGCATGGCGAGATCCGTAAGGTGCGCGAGCAGACCTTTGAGGTGGAGATAGCACATGACGTCTGCATAGAGATTGCCAAGAGCTCGGTATATCCGCTCGGCACGGATCCCAACGCACGCTAA
- a CDS encoding YitT family protein, with the protein MDLSLRNTHLMKYKLPSKDELRARLAALPAQATDVLSSRKFWYELVLMTVAMFIGAMAVHYFLAPSGLIVGSVTGLGIVLERLLPIMSLGSYMFLINAILLLLSFILIGNEFGAKTCYTALILGPFVDLMGWIDPVSGSMFAQEVHGVVVANPGFDLVCFILVMSAAQAILFSINASTGGLDILAKIFNKYLHVPLGVSVTIAGGLICCSAFLTSPTGLVIMGLVGTWLNGMILDYFMTRMSSRTRVYVISKEWEHIRDYVIHTLNRGVTIHPVTGGYSGEDHKQLECILTRDEFGKLLDHLRAERMDPFITSDPVSEVYGLWRKRSQREELPVETGTPDESTF; encoded by the coding sequence ATGGATCTCTCACTACGTAATACGCATCTAATGAAATACAAGCTCCCCAGTAAGGATGAACTTCGTGCTCGCCTGGCAGCTCTGCCTGCTCAGGCCACTGACGTACTCTCTAGCCGTAAGTTTTGGTACGAATTGGTCTTAATGACCGTTGCCATGTTTATTGGCGCTATGGCGGTACACTACTTCCTCGCTCCTAGTGGTCTGATCGTCGGATCGGTGACGGGACTGGGCATTGTGCTGGAGCGACTGCTCCCGATTATGTCGCTGGGGTCCTATATGTTTCTCATCAATGCGATCCTACTGCTGCTCTCCTTTATCCTGATCGGCAACGAGTTTGGTGCGAAGACTTGCTACACGGCACTGATCTTAGGACCGTTTGTCGACTTGATGGGGTGGATCGATCCTGTCAGTGGATCGATGTTCGCTCAGGAGGTTCATGGCGTTGTGGTGGCCAATCCGGGGTTTGACTTGGTCTGCTTCATCTTGGTGATGAGTGCAGCGCAGGCGATCCTCTTTAGCATCAACGCCTCAACGGGCGGACTAGATATCTTGGCGAAGATCTTCAATAAGTACCTCCATGTACCACTAGGCGTGTCGGTGACGATCGCTGGTGGTCTGATCTGCTGCTCCGCCTTCCTGACCAGTCCTACGGGTCTGGTGATCATGGGCCTGGTGGGTACTTGGCTCAACGGTATGATCCTCGACTACTTCATGACCCGTATGAGTTCGCGGACACGTGTCTACGTCATCTCTAAGGAGTGGGAGCATATCCGTGACTATGTCATTCATACGCTCAATCGTGGGGTGACGATCCACCCTGTGACGGGTGGCTATTCAGGCGAGGATCACAAGCAGCTAGAGTGCATCTTGACAAGAGATGAGTTTGGCAAGCTACTGGATCACCTACGTGCCGAGCGTATGGATCCGTTTATCACCTCAGACCCTGTCAGCGAGGTGTATGGTCTGTGGCGCAAGAGGAGCCAGCGTGAGGAGCTCCCGGTCGAGACAGGGACGCCCGATGAGAGCACCTTTTAG